In Leopardus geoffroyi isolate Oge1 chromosome D1, O.geoffroyi_Oge1_pat1.0, whole genome shotgun sequence, a single window of DNA contains:
- the LOC123601280 gene encoding olfactory receptor 52B2 codes for MTHTNFTIFHPAVFVLLGIPGWEAYHIWLSIPLCLMYITAIVGNSILIVVIITEHNLHEPMYFFLSMLAITDILLSTTTVPKALAIFWLHAHDIAFDACVTQVFFVHVMFVGESAILLAMAFDRFVAICVPLHYTAVLTWRVVGRIGLAIVTRSFCIIFPVIFLLKRLPFCRTNIVPHSYCEHIGVARLACADITINIWYGFSVPIVMVIVDVILIAVSYSLILRAVFRLPSQDARHKALSTCGSHLCVILMFYVPSFFTLLTHRFGHNIPRHVHILLANLYVVVPPMLNPIVYGVKTKQIREGVAHRFFDIRTWCCASPLG; via the coding sequence ATGACTCACACCAACTTTACCATCTTTCACCCTGCAGTTTTTGTCCTACTGGGCATCCCTGGATGGGAGGCTTACCACATTTGGCTGTCAATACCCCTCTGCCTCATGTATATCACTGCCATCGTGGGGAACAGCATCCTGATAGTGGTCATCATCACAGAACATAATCTTCATGAGCCCATGTACTTCTTTCTCTCCATGCTGGCCATCACGGACATCCTGCTGTCCACCACTACCGTACCCAAGGCTCTAGCCATCTTTTGGCTCCATGCCCATGACATTGCCTTTGATGCCTGTGTCACCCAAGTTTTCTTTGTCCATGTGATGTTTGTGGGGGAGTCAGCCATCCTGTTAGCCATGGCCTTTGACCGCTTTGTGGCCATCTGTGTCCCCCTGCATTATACAGCCGTGCTAACATGGCGTGTTGTGGGAAGGATTGGTCTGGCCATTGTCACCAGAAGCTTCTGCATCATCTTCCCAGTGATCTTCTTATTGAAGCGGCTGCCCTTCTGCCGGACCAACATTGTCCCCCATTCCTATTGTGAGCATATTGGAGTGGCCCGCTTGGCCTGCGCTGACATCACCATTAACATCTGGTATGGCTTCTCAGTGCCCATTGTCATGGTCATCGTGGATGTGATCCTAATTGCTGTGTCTTACTCACTGATCCTCCGAGCTGTGTTTCGTTTGCCCTCCCAGGATGCCCGGCACAAGGCCCTTAGCACTTGTGGCTCCCACCTCTGTGTCATCCTCATGTTTTATGTTCCATCCTTCTTTACATTATTGACCCACCGCTTTGGACATAACATTCCTCGACATGTTCATATTCTGCTGGCCAATCTTTATGTGGTGGTGCCACCAATGCTCAATCCCATTGTCTATGGTGTGAAGACTAAGCAGATCCGGGAGGGTGTAGCCCACCGGTTCTTTGACATCAGGACTTGGTGCTGTGCTTCccctctgggctaa